The following are encoded in a window of Saccharothrix longispora genomic DNA:
- the hppD gene encoding 4-hydroxyphenylpyruvate dioxygenase — protein MTVDHTVFYVGDADRAAGELVDKYGLVLLGTSETSSVRSVAVGGGTIRLVFTQAVTDDTPAAAYVKVHGDGVADIALGVADARAAFAEAVRRGARPVADPAVVDDAVVATIMGFGDVVHTFVERPGGAPGGGPDPAGGLRLLDHFAVCLEAGGLAPTVEFYETVLDFRTVFEEKIVVGAQSMNSKVVQSTSGGVTLTLIEPDTSRRPGQIDDFLKNHGGAGVQHIAFATDGIVDSVRRLRARGVELLTTPAAYYDQLVDRLELTRYSAAELAELDLLVDEDQDGKLYQIFARSTHPRGTFFFEIIERAGARTFGSGNIKALYQAVEAELSKAAR, from the coding sequence ATGACCGTCGACCACACCGTGTTCTACGTCGGCGACGCGGACCGGGCGGCGGGGGAACTCGTCGACAAGTACGGGCTGGTGCTGCTCGGCACGTCCGAGACGTCGTCGGTGCGCTCGGTCGCGGTGGGGGGCGGCACGATCCGCCTGGTGTTCACCCAGGCCGTCACCGACGACACCCCGGCCGCCGCGTACGTGAAGGTGCACGGCGACGGGGTGGCCGACATCGCGCTGGGCGTCGCCGACGCGCGCGCCGCGTTCGCCGAGGCGGTGCGCCGGGGAGCGCGGCCGGTGGCCGACCCCGCCGTGGTCGACGACGCGGTCGTCGCCACGATCATGGGGTTCGGCGACGTGGTGCACACCTTCGTCGAGCGTCCCGGCGGCGCGCCCGGCGGAGGCCCGGACCCGGCCGGCGGCCTGCGCCTGCTGGACCACTTCGCCGTCTGCCTGGAGGCGGGCGGGCTCGCCCCGACCGTGGAGTTCTACGAGACGGTGCTGGACTTCCGGACCGTCTTCGAGGAGAAGATCGTCGTCGGGGCGCAGTCCATGAACTCCAAGGTCGTGCAGAGCACGTCCGGCGGGGTCACGCTCACCCTCATCGAGCCGGACACCTCGCGCAGGCCGGGGCAGATCGACGACTTCCTCAAGAACCACGGCGGGGCGGGGGTCCAGCACATCGCCTTCGCCACGGACGGCATCGTGGACTCGGTCCGCCGGCTGCGCGCACGCGGCGTGGAACTGCTCACCACCCCCGCCGCCTACTACGACCAGCTGGTGGACCGCCTGGAGCTGACCCGGTACTCCGCGGCCGAGCTGGCCGAGCTGGACCTGCTGGTCGACGAGGACCAGGACGGCAAGCTCTACCAGATCTTCGCCCGGTCCACCCACCCCCGGGGCACGTTCTTCTTCGAGATCATCGAACGCGCCGGCGCGCGCACGTTCGGCAGCGGCAACATCAAAGCCCTCTACCAAGCCGTCGAGGCGGAGCTCAGCAAGGCCGCCCGCTGA
- a CDS encoding aminotransferase-like domain-containing protein: MDPLRLDDLHGSLTDPVLTAMEFLNEIANRYPDAVSFAPGRPYEEFFDVEDLHRHLRTFHRHLVEERGMDAARARRALFQYGRTKGIVHELIARNLAVDEGVRVDPESIVVTVGCQEAMLLVLRALRADPRDVLLAVSPVYVGITGAARLVEMPVLPVRDGPAGVDLDDLVERTRRARAEGLRPRALYVVPDFANPSGATLDAGVRRDLLRVAVEEDLLLLEDNPYRLFGATDERPPTLKALGGERVVSLGSYAKTAFPGARVGYVVADQPVDLGGGRTGPLADQLSRIKSMVTVNTPPIGQALIGGLLLEHGFDLTKANLREIEVYRRNRAQVLGGLAARMPDAAERGVRWNSPAGGFFIVLTVPFPVDDRLLDHSAREHGVLWTPMHHFHGDGRPLPHLRLSVSLLTPDEVERGLDRLVGFVDEQLGRS, encoded by the coding sequence GTGGACCCGCTGCGCCTGGACGACCTGCACGGCTCGCTGACCGACCCGGTGCTGACCGCCATGGAGTTCCTCAACGAGATCGCCAACCGCTACCCGGACGCCGTGTCGTTCGCCCCCGGTCGGCCCTACGAGGAGTTCTTCGACGTCGAAGATCTCCACCGCCACCTGCGCACCTTCCACCGCCACCTGGTGGAGGAACGGGGCATGGACGCCGCACGGGCGCGCCGGGCGCTGTTCCAGTACGGCCGCACGAAGGGCATCGTCCACGAGTTGATCGCCCGCAACCTGGCCGTGGACGAGGGCGTCCGGGTGGACCCGGAGTCCATCGTGGTGACCGTGGGCTGCCAGGAGGCGATGCTGCTCGTGCTGCGCGCCCTGCGCGCCGACCCGCGGGACGTGCTGCTGGCCGTGTCGCCCGTGTACGTGGGCATCACGGGCGCGGCGCGGCTGGTGGAGATGCCCGTGCTCCCGGTGCGCGACGGGCCGGCGGGCGTGGACCTGGACGACCTGGTGGAGCGGACCCGGCGGGCGCGGGCCGAAGGGCTCCGGCCGCGGGCCCTGTACGTGGTGCCCGACTTCGCCAACCCGTCCGGGGCGACGCTGGACGCCGGGGTGCGGCGCGACCTGCTGCGCGTGGCCGTCGAGGAGGACCTGCTCCTGCTGGAGGACAACCCCTACCGCCTCTTCGGGGCGACCGACGAGCGGCCGCCCACCTTGAAGGCGCTGGGCGGCGAGCGGGTGGTCTCCCTGGGCTCCTACGCCAAGACGGCGTTCCCCGGCGCGCGCGTCGGCTACGTCGTCGCCGACCAGCCGGTGGACCTCGGCGGTGGCCGGACCGGGCCGCTGGCCGACCAGCTCTCCCGGATCAAGAGCATGGTCACGGTCAACACCCCGCCGATCGGCCAGGCGCTGATCGGCGGCCTGCTGCTGGAGCACGGGTTCGACCTGACCAAGGCCAACCTCCGCGAGATCGAGGTCTACCGCCGCAACCGCGCGCAGGTGCTCGGGGGACTCGCCGCCCGGATGCCCGACGCGGCGGAACGGGGCGTGCGCTGGAACTCGCCGGCCGGCGGCTTCTTCATCGTGCTGACCGTGCCGTTCCCGGTGGACGACCGGCTGCTCGACCACTCCGCCCGCGAGCACGGCGTGCTGTGGACCCCGATGCACCACTTCCACGGCGACGGCCGGCCGCTGCCGCACCTGCGGTTGTCGGTCAGCCTGCTGACCCCGGACGAGGTCGAGCGGGGTCTGGACCGGTTGGTCGGGTTCGTCGACGAGCAGCTCGGCCGGAGCTGA
- a CDS encoding MFS transporter, with product MTVTRRAERLGLPRMRGLHRLVISAAVDSLGSGLFLPFTIPYFLVVSDLGLLAIGTALSVAALAGVPAGMMAGPLVDRFGATAVVVGCNVLRAAGFLAYLWVSTPWQLVLAAALVYWADGAWLPAQGALVVDLAGLDQQPRWFALIRSTRNAALGLGAVVAASVVGFGADGYRVLAVANAASFLLIAVLIGTWPKARALAGRRAAVARPRPEGGYREVLRDRPFTRLVLANGFFVVVVYAIVLLVPAYVGITLPGHAWLPGALFTVNTVLVVLAQGPVVRWTEGRVEGDVLRLAAAVWATSLVLLGAAAFLPTAPALVALFLGVVVFTAAELLFAPTSSAFAVRLAPPGLRGRYLGTHQLSWGAAMVVAPVLFTGLLSLGPAWPWPALVACCAAGWLLLGGARRPARA from the coding sequence ATGACGGTCACCCGGCGCGCCGAGCGGCTCGGGCTCCCCCGGATGCGCGGGCTCCACCGGCTGGTGATCTCGGCCGCCGTGGACAGCCTGGGCAGCGGGCTGTTCCTGCCGTTCACCATCCCGTACTTCCTGGTCGTCTCCGACCTCGGCCTGCTCGCCATCGGCACCGCCCTCTCGGTGGCCGCGCTGGCGGGCGTGCCGGCCGGGATGATGGCCGGCCCGCTGGTGGACCGGTTCGGCGCCACGGCGGTCGTGGTCGGCTGCAACGTGCTGCGGGCCGCCGGGTTCCTCGCCTACCTGTGGGTGAGCACCCCGTGGCAGCTGGTGCTCGCCGCCGCGCTCGTCTACTGGGCCGACGGGGCCTGGCTGCCGGCGCAGGGGGCGCTCGTCGTGGACCTGGCCGGCCTGGACCAGCAACCCCGCTGGTTCGCCCTCATCCGGTCCACCCGCAACGCGGCCCTGGGGCTCGGCGCGGTCGTCGCCGCGTCGGTCGTCGGGTTCGGCGCCGACGGCTACCGGGTGCTGGCGGTGGCCAACGCCGCGAGCTTCCTGCTGATAGCCGTGCTCATCGGCACCTGGCCCAAGGCCAGGGCGCTCGCGGGCCGGCGCGCGGCGGTCGCGCGACCGCGCCCGGAGGGCGGCTACCGCGAGGTGCTGCGCGACCGGCCCTTCACGCGCCTGGTCCTCGCCAACGGGTTCTTCGTGGTCGTCGTCTACGCGATCGTCCTGCTGGTGCCCGCCTACGTGGGTATCACGCTGCCCGGCCACGCCTGGCTGCCGGGGGCGCTGTTCACCGTGAACACGGTGCTGGTGGTCCTGGCCCAGGGCCCCGTGGTGCGCTGGACGGAAGGGCGGGTCGAGGGGGACGTGCTGCGGCTGGCCGCCGCGGTGTGGGCGACCTCCCTGGTGCTGCTGGGCGCGGCGGCGTTCCTGCCCACCGCCCCCGCGCTGGTCGCCCTGTTCCTCGGGGTGGTCGTGTTCACCGCCGCCGAACTGCTGTTCGCCCCCACCAGTTCGGCGTTCGCGGTCCGGCTGGCGCCGCCCGGTCTGCGCGGGCGCTACCTCGGCACGCACCAGTTGTCCTGGGGCGCGGCCATGGTCGTGGCCCCGGTGCTGTTCACGGGCCTGCTGTCGCTCGGCCCGGCGTGGCCGTGGCCCGCGCTGGTCGCCTGCTGCGCCGCGGGGTGGCTGCTGCTGGGCGGTGCGCGTCGACCGGCGCGGGCGTGA
- a CDS encoding MbtH family protein has translation MLGDNEDSGEFEVVVNHEEQYSIWPADRPVPDGWRTVGRRGPKQLCLEWIDENWTDMRPLSLREALRGSGNRA, from the coding sequence GTGCTTGGAGACAACGAGGACTCGGGCGAATTCGAGGTCGTCGTCAACCACGAGGAGCAGTACTCGATCTGGCCGGCCGACCGGCCGGTGCCGGACGGTTGGCGGACCGTCGGGCGGCGCGGTCCGAAGCAGCTGTGCCTGGAGTGGATCGACGAGAACTGGACCGACATGCGCCCCCTGAGCCTGCGCGAGGCGCTGCGCGGTTCCGGGAACCGGGCTTGA
- a CDS encoding pyridoxal-phosphate dependent enzyme — protein MTPRFDARLGALPRVPLITAPTRLQPVDGVAPRRVFVKRDDENSPVFGGCKTRALEFVLGAARAAGATAVLTAGTAGSNHVAATALHAERLGLRVTALVLPQEPGALVTRNLRLAAGAGARLEPVPAGVSVHPDRERHRAAVAELLGRGERPHVIPFGGAAPVAGVAHALAGRELADQARELPAPLRVYLPAASTLTAAGIAAGLALSGLPFQLTAVDVVGNPSAFGPGLPARARDVATLLGGPADAVRPEHVRHVGYAGTPYGLVDPHAERSAGLLRDAAGVEVDECYGAKAFHRMVTDVDDADGTYLFWHTGSTRKAEEEVFTPVHPDLACYLG, from the coding sequence TTGACGCCCCGGTTCGACGCGCGGCTCGGCGCGCTCCCCCGCGTGCCGCTGATCACCGCGCCCACGCGGCTGCAACCGGTGGACGGCGTGGCCCCGCGCCGGGTGTTCGTCAAGCGCGACGACGAGAACTCCCCGGTCTTCGGCGGCTGCAAGACCAGGGCGCTGGAGTTCGTGCTCGGCGCCGCGCGCGCCGCCGGTGCCACGGCCGTCCTCACCGCGGGCACCGCGGGCTCCAACCACGTCGCGGCCACCGCCCTGCACGCGGAACGCCTCGGGCTCCGGGTCACCGCCCTCGTGCTGCCGCAGGAGCCGGGCGCGCTCGTGACGCGGAACCTGCGGCTGGCCGCGGGCGCGGGGGCCCGGCTGGAGCCGGTGCCCGCCGGGGTGTCGGTCCACCCGGACCGGGAGCGGCACCGCGCGGCCGTGGCGGAGCTGCTCGGCCGCGGTGAGCGGCCGCACGTGATCCCCTTCGGCGGCGCGGCCCCGGTGGCGGGCGTGGCGCACGCGCTGGCCGGTCGGGAACTGGCCGATCAGGCCCGGGAGCTGCCCGCGCCGCTGCGGGTGTACCTGCCCGCCGCGTCGACCCTCACGGCCGCCGGGATCGCCGCCGGGCTCGCGCTGTCCGGCCTGCCGTTCCAGCTCACGGCCGTGGACGTGGTGGGCAATCCCTCGGCGTTCGGCCCCGGGTTGCCGGCCCGCGCCCGCGACGTGGCCACCCTGCTCGGCGGTCCCGCCGACGCCGTGCGGCCGGAGCACGTCCGGCACGTCGGGTACGCGGGTACCCCCTACGGCCTGGTCGACCCGCACGCCGAGCGCTCCGCCGGCCTGCTGCGCGACGCGGCGGGCGTGGAGGTGGACGAGTGCTACGGGGCCAAGGCGTTCCACCGCATGGTGACCGATGTGGACGATGCCGACGGCACGTACCTGTTCTGGCACACCGGCAGTACACGGAAGGCTGAAGAGGAGGTGTTCACCCCGGTCCACCCGGACCTCGCCTGCTACCTTGGGTGA
- a CDS encoding alpha/beta hydrolase family esterase, which produces MIGLLSRCSSALVIMVAPVALAACSGSEPAAPPPTTSSISPVVEQARRPVERRPVTDAATTVREITVAGRTRSYRLHASPAPVGDPGRPLALVLHGKGGSAAEMERHSGLNAAADAAGVALAYLEGVDEGWSASPKPTELRPDPAADVDFARAVVDELTDVAQVDPDHVYAVGLSEGGIMALRLAAEHPDWFAAVASVAGQLPGPPAEVRPTGPVPVLSIYGDADPLRPIEGLVDAPPGTPVIGKEPPKPTISTAETVEAFCRVGDADERRHEELPATATPDGTSLSRDTCANPDSGLRVVSITVHGGGHTWPGGTFPHRPGTVGITSGQLSAADTVVDFLLGD; this is translated from the coding sequence ATGATCGGACTCCTGAGCCGGTGCTCGTCCGCCCTGGTCATCATGGTCGCCCCGGTCGCGCTGGCCGCCTGCTCCGGCTCCGAGCCCGCCGCGCCGCCACCCACCACCTCGTCGATCTCCCCGGTGGTCGAACAGGCCCGCCGACCGGTCGAGCGCCGCCCCGTCACCGATGCCGCCACCACCGTCCGCGAGATCACCGTCGCCGGGCGGACCCGCTCCTACCGGCTGCACGCCTCCCCCGCACCCGTCGGCGACCCGGGCCGCCCGCTCGCGCTCGTGCTGCACGGCAAGGGCGGTTCCGCCGCGGAGATGGAGCGGCACAGCGGGCTGAACGCCGCCGCCGACGCCGCGGGCGTGGCCCTGGCCTACCTGGAGGGCGTGGACGAGGGCTGGAGCGCCTCGCCGAAGCCCACCGAGCTGCGCCCGGACCCCGCCGCCGACGTGGACTTCGCCCGCGCGGTCGTGGACGAGCTGACCGACGTCGCGCAGGTGGACCCGGACCACGTGTACGCGGTCGGCCTCTCCGAGGGCGGGATCATGGCGCTGCGCCTGGCCGCCGAGCACCCCGACTGGTTCGCCGCCGTCGCGTCCGTGGCGGGCCAGTTGCCGGGCCCCCCTGCCGAGGTGCGGCCGACCGGTCCCGTCCCGGTGCTGTCCATCTACGGCGACGCCGACCCGTTGCGCCCGATCGAGGGGCTCGTCGACGCACCCCCCGGCACGCCGGTGATCGGCAAGGAGCCGCCCAAGCCGACGATCTCCACCGCCGAGACCGTCGAGGCGTTCTGCCGGGTCGGTGACGCGGACGAGCGGCGGCACGAGGAGCTGCCCGCCACCGCGACGCCGGACGGCACCTCGCTCAGCCGGGACACCTGCGCCAACCCCGACAGCGGCCTGCGCGTCGTGTCGATCACCGTGCACGGGGGCGGGCACACCTGGCCGGGCGGCACGTTCCCGCACCGCCCGGGCACCGTGGGCATCACCAGCGGGCAGCTGTCCGCCGCCGACACCGTCGTGGACTTCCTGCTCGGCGACTGA
- a CDS encoding cytochrome P450, whose translation MTTTETRPYPFGDPERLDLHPGYAPLRAEQPALRVRLPYGEDCWLITRYEDVKTVLGDQRFSRARAAGREETPRVTPEAAPAGSMLSMDPPEHSRLRKLVARAFTSRRVREFRPRTQEIVDGLLDRVEQAGPPADLVEGLALPLPVSVISQMLGVPTEDHYRFRDFSATVLSTTANTREEIVAARAALEEYLGELADQRRREPGEDLMSALVAAHDDDRLTDKELTQTGITLLVGGHESTASQFACSVYLLLEQPERWALLRDHPELVPSAVEELLRFIPLGSGGAFARIATEDVELGGVLVRAGEAVVASTNSANRDDRVFDDPDVLDLRREHNPHLAFGGGVHVCLGAQLARGELQVALTSLLTRFPGLRLAVPPREVPWRQGSLLRSPAELPVTW comes from the coding sequence GTGACCACAACCGAAACGCGCCCCTACCCCTTCGGCGACCCCGAGCGCTTGGACCTGCACCCCGGCTACGCGCCGCTGCGCGCCGAGCAACCCGCGCTCCGCGTCCGACTGCCCTACGGCGAGGACTGCTGGCTGATCACCCGCTACGAGGACGTCAAGACCGTGCTCGGCGACCAGAGGTTCAGCCGGGCCCGCGCGGCCGGGCGGGAGGAGACGCCGCGGGTGACGCCCGAGGCCGCGCCCGCCGGGTCGATGCTCAGCATGGACCCGCCGGAGCACAGCCGGCTGCGCAAGCTGGTCGCGCGGGCGTTCACCTCCCGCAGGGTCCGCGAGTTCAGGCCGCGCACCCAGGAGATCGTGGACGGCCTGCTCGACCGGGTCGAGCAGGCCGGACCGCCGGCGGACCTGGTGGAGGGTCTCGCGCTGCCGCTACCGGTGTCGGTGATCTCGCAGATGCTCGGCGTGCCGACCGAGGACCACTACCGGTTCCGGGACTTCTCCGCCACGGTGCTGTCCACCACCGCGAACACCCGCGAGGAGATCGTGGCGGCGCGGGCGGCGCTGGAGGAGTACCTGGGTGAGCTGGCCGACCAGCGGCGGCGCGAGCCCGGCGAGGACCTGATGAGCGCGTTGGTGGCGGCGCACGACGACGACCGCCTCACCGACAAGGAGCTGACGCAGACCGGGATCACGCTGCTGGTCGGCGGGCACGAGTCGACCGCGAGCCAGTTCGCCTGCTCGGTGTACCTGCTGCTGGAGCAGCCCGAGCGGTGGGCGTTGTTGCGGGACCACCCGGAGCTGGTGCCCTCGGCCGTGGAGGAGCTGCTGCGCTTCATCCCGCTCGGCTCCGGCGGCGCGTTCGCCCGGATCGCGACCGAGGACGTCGAGCTGGGCGGGGTGCTGGTGCGAGCCGGGGAGGCGGTGGTGGCCAGCACCAACTCGGCCAACCGCGACGACCGGGTGTTCGACGACCCGGACGTGCTGGACCTCCGGCGCGAGCACAACCCCCACCTGGCCTTCGGCGGCGGGGTGCACGTGTGCCTGGGCGCCCAGCTGGCCCGGGGCGAGCTCCAGGTCGCGCTCACCTCGCTGCTGACCCGCTTCCCCGGGCTGCGCCTGGCCGTGCCGCCCCGGGAGGTGCCGTGGCGGCAGGGCTCGTTGCTGCGCTCGCCGGCGGAGCTGCCGGTCACCTGGTGA
- a CDS encoding AfsR/SARP family transcriptional regulator: MTGKLEFLLLGPLEVAARGRKVQVGGPRQRTVLATLLLNADRVVSVDALAETMWGARPPSTSRTQVAICVSALRKAFRACGVVDEVIETVAPGYVLRPGGHRLDTLDFEELVDLARAAARQGRGEEAVRLYDSALALRRGPVLANVTGAVPEHMSAQLEENLLTVYEEQVELRLALGEHRSLVAGLVAAVEQYPLRDRLHGLLITAQYRSGYRAAALETFARLRRRSVEELGLEPGAELRRLHERILRDEERPAVGRPPAQLPAVTQAFVGRTEELAVLDRLAAADGQVGVPPLGLLVGGVGVGKTVLAVRWAHCHTALFPDGQLFVDLRGHDPHHPPADPATVLAHLLHALGVPPGQVPVPAERPTLFRTVMAARRMLLVLDDARDAAQVWPLLPNTATCQVLVTSRNPLRELVARSGTVPLRLGSLGRDDAVALVRGIVGEARAARDPDAVTELVELCGRVPGALLAAAAHLASKPHWGVPRMVHELNRPRRRLSGLGGCGQRLRDGLASSASRLDPVAADLYRALGGLPTPELTSWTAEALLGCPAPEADDVLERLVDAHLLEPAGSGADGETRYRLPSLSHAYAAELATTGP, encoded by the coding sequence ATGACCGGGAAGCTGGAGTTCCTGCTGCTGGGGCCGCTGGAGGTGGCGGCCCGCGGGCGCAAGGTCCAGGTCGGGGGACCACGTCAGCGGACGGTGTTGGCGACGCTGCTGCTCAACGCCGACCGCGTCGTGTCGGTGGACGCGCTGGCCGAGACGATGTGGGGCGCCCGGCCCCCGTCGACCAGCCGCACCCAGGTGGCGATCTGCGTGTCCGCGCTGCGCAAGGCGTTCCGCGCGTGCGGCGTCGTGGACGAGGTGATCGAGACCGTCGCGCCCGGCTACGTGCTGCGGCCCGGGGGACACCGGCTGGACACGCTGGACTTCGAGGAGCTGGTGGACCTGGCCAGGGCGGCGGCCCGGCAAGGGCGGGGCGAGGAGGCCGTCCGGCTCTACGACTCGGCGCTCGCGCTGCGCCGCGGACCGGTGCTGGCGAACGTGACCGGGGCGGTGCCGGAGCACATGTCCGCTCAGCTGGAGGAGAACCTGCTCACCGTCTACGAGGAGCAGGTCGAGCTGCGCCTGGCGCTGGGCGAGCACCGCTCGCTGGTCGCCGGGCTCGTGGCGGCGGTCGAGCAGTACCCGTTGCGGGACCGGCTGCACGGCCTGCTGATCACCGCGCAGTACCGCTCCGGCTACCGGGCCGCCGCGCTGGAGACGTTCGCGCGGTTGCGCCGCCGCTCGGTCGAGGAGCTGGGCCTGGAACCGGGTGCGGAGCTGCGCCGGCTGCACGAGCGCATCCTGCGCGACGAGGAGCGCCCGGCGGTCGGGCGACCGCCGGCGCAACTGCCCGCCGTGACGCAGGCGTTCGTCGGGCGGACCGAGGAGCTGGCGGTGCTGGACCGGCTGGCCGCCGCCGACGGTCAGGTGGGCGTGCCGCCGCTGGGTCTGCTGGTCGGCGGGGTCGGCGTGGGCAAGACCGTCCTGGCGGTGCGGTGGGCGCACTGCCACACCGCCCTGTTCCCGGACGGCCAGCTGTTCGTGGACCTGCGCGGGCACGACCCGCACCACCCGCCGGCCGACCCCGCGACCGTGCTCGCGCACCTGCTGCACGCCCTGGGCGTGCCACCCGGGCAGGTGCCGGTCCCTGCCGAAAGGCCCACGCTGTTCCGCACCGTGATGGCCGCCCGGCGGATGCTGCTGGTGCTGGACGACGCCCGCGACGCCGCCCAGGTGTGGCCCCTGCTGCCGAACACCGCCACCTGCCAGGTGCTGGTGACGTCGCGCAACCCCCTCCGGGAGCTGGTGGCCCGCAGTGGGACGGTGCCGCTGCGGCTGGGCAGCCTCGGGCGCGACGACGCGGTGGCACTGGTGCGCGGCATCGTCGGCGAGGCACGGGCCGCGCGGGACCCGGACGCCGTGACCGAGCTGGTCGAGCTGTGCGGGCGGGTGCCGGGGGCACTGCTGGCCGCCGCCGCGCACCTGGCCAGCAAGCCGCACTGGGGGGTGCCGAGGATGGTCCACGAGCTGAACCGCCCGCGTCGCAGGCTGTCCGGCCTCGGCGGCTGCGGGCAGCGGCTGCGCGACGGGCTCGCCTCCAGCGCCAGCCGCCTGGACCCGGTGGCCGCCGACCTGTACCGGGCGCTGGGCGGGCTGCCCACACCGGAACTGACGTCGTGGACGGCGGAGGCGCTGCTGGGCTGCCCCGCACCCGAGGCCGACGACGTGCTGGAGCGCCTGGTCGACGCGCACCTGCTCGAACCGGCGGGCTCCGGCGCAGACGGCGAGACCCGCTACCGGCTGCCCAGCCTGTCCCACGCCTACGCGGCGGAACTGGCCACGACCGGCCCGTGA
- a CDS encoding alpha-hydroxy acid oxidase, producing MGVRNTPGTRTGVPADLAEVERLAAARLPTDVRDFIAGGSGDEVTLVANRVALDGVGVVPRTFAGVEAADTGVSLVGTRAALPVAVAPMAYQCLVHPEGEVAAAAAAGAAGVPFTVGTLSSRTVEEIAKTGAPLWFQLYWLRDRGLVGELVARAEEAGCQALVITVDVPVMGHRRRDVRNGFALPAEVRAAHLVAGTTEAHERRDVGSGVAEHTSAVFDPTLGWRDLEWLRARTRLPLVVKGVLDPLDAARCVGLGASAVVVSNHGGRQLDGAVPSVTALPRVVEAVAGAGDVLFDSGVRSGTDVLRALALGATGVLLGRPVLWGLAVDGERGVARVLELLRAEFAQALLLAGCADVDAARGLATVSTGRGAP from the coding sequence ATGGGTGTCCGCAATACCCCCGGCACTCGCACGGGCGTCCCGGCGGACCTGGCGGAGGTGGAACGGCTCGCCGCCGCGCGACTGCCCACGGACGTGCGTGACTTCATCGCGGGTGGCAGCGGCGACGAAGTGACGTTGGTGGCCAACCGCGTGGCGCTCGACGGTGTCGGGGTGGTGCCCAGGACGTTCGCGGGAGTCGAGGCTGCCGACACGGGCGTCTCGCTCGTGGGCACGCGGGCCGCGCTGCCCGTCGCCGTGGCGCCGATGGCGTACCAGTGCCTCGTCCACCCCGAGGGGGAGGTGGCGGCGGCGGCCGCGGCGGGTGCCGCCGGGGTCCCCTTCACCGTCGGCACGTTGAGCAGCCGGACGGTCGAGGAGATCGCGAAGACCGGTGCGCCGTTGTGGTTCCAGCTCTACTGGCTGCGCGACCGCGGCCTGGTCGGGGAACTGGTGGCGCGGGCCGAGGAGGCCGGGTGCCAGGCCCTCGTGATCACCGTGGACGTGCCGGTGATGGGCCACCGGCGGCGGGACGTGCGCAACGGGTTCGCCCTGCCGGCGGAGGTCCGGGCCGCCCACCTCGTCGCCGGTACGACCGAGGCACACGAGCGTCGCGACGTCGGTTCCGGCGTCGCCGAGCACACGAGCGCGGTCTTCGACCCGACGCTCGGGTGGCGCGACCTGGAGTGGCTGCGGGCGCGCACGCGGCTCCCCCTGGTGGTGAAGGGCGTGCTCGACCCGCTCGACGCCGCCCGGTGCGTCGGCCTGGGCGCGTCGGCCGTGGTGGTGTCCAACCACGGCGGACGCCAGCTCGACGGCGCGGTGCCCAGCGTCACGGCCCTGCCGCGCGTCGTCGAGGCGGTGGCGGGCGCGGGCGACGTACTGTTCGACAGCGGCGTCCGCAGTGGGACGGACGTGCTGCGCGCCCTCGCGCTCGGCGCGACCGGCGTGCTGCTCGGCCGGCCCGTCCTGTGGGGTCTCGCGGTCGACGGCGAACGCGGTGTGGCGCGGGTCCTGGAACTGCTGCGCGCCGAGTTCGCGCAGGCCCTGCTGCTCGCCGGGTGCGCCGACGTCGACGCGGCCCGCGGGCTTGCGACGGTGTCGACCGGGCGAGGTGCGCCCTGA